The Triplophysa dalaica isolate WHDGS20190420 chromosome 5, ASM1584641v1, whole genome shotgun sequence genome window below encodes:
- the il22 gene encoding interleukin-22, which yields MNCVTLFALMSWCVLCGQAMHLMRPRPRPRPLDSAETWNQLNMMTKIAQSNDRDHETRLIPVIPSERFKEEETCCVNVVILNYYLNNILQQHPSDKRYPSINVVRSDLHRIARDLEPHCSKTDFSEHEHVKKFTGNYMKASDLYGDETKARNKAVGETDILFHYLYESCTPRKRH from the exons ATGAATTGCGTTACTCTGTTTGCCTTGATGTCTTGGTGCGTTTTGTGCGGCCAGGCGATGCACCTGATGCGTCCGCGTCCGCGCCCCCGACCACTGGACAGCGCCGAAACCTGGAACCAGCTGAATATGATGACTAAAATA GCGCAAAGCAACGACAGAGACCATGAAACGCGCCTGATTCCAGTGATCCCCAGCGAGAGATTTAAA GAAGAAGAGACTTGTTGCGTCAATGTCGTGATCCTGAATTACTATCTGAATAATATTCTGCAGCAGCATCCCTCAGACAAGCGCTATCCAAGTATTAATGTCGTCAGGTCCGATCTGCACAGAATCGCACGAGATTTGGAACCACACTGT AGCAAAACGGATTTCTCAGAGCACGAGCATGTTAAGAAATTCACCGGGAACTATATGAAGGCAAGCGACCTGTACGGG GATGAGACAAAAGCTCGGAACAAAGCAGTTGGAGAGACTGATATTCTCTTCCACTATCTCTATGAATCCTGCACCCCGAGAAAACGGCATTGA
- the il26 gene encoding interleukin-26 — protein MRIITLLALCAILGCSQGHQQEECLREHIRFPMIKEMLNISKHIHKSLPKDNRASKRILGKHKKCYKNIADFKHLLDIYEDHVFQKLWKNNAHLRPKIFMDSFRTLKDVMDRCVNRGPQIQSRCARENLKKMEDNFSKLKPDDLYKAVSEFQNVLVWISLAMDRGRSHKKIQ, from the exons ATGCGGATTATAACCTTACTGGCCCTCTGTGCCATCCTGGGCTGCTCTCAAGGCCACCAGCAGGAAGAGTGCTTAAGGGAGCATATCCGTTTCCCAATGATCAAAGAAATgctaaatatttcaaaacacatCCACAAATCTCTACCT aaggacaacagaGCCTCAAAACGCATATTGGGAAAGCATAAAAAATGTTACAAG AACATCGCTGACTTCAAACATCTGCTGGATATCTACGAAGACCATGTATTCCAGAAGTTGTGGAAGAACAATGCACATCTAAGGCCGAAAATCTTTATGGATTCTTTCAGAACGCTCAAGGATGTCATGGACCGATGT GTGAATAGAGGCCCACAAATACAATCTCGCTGTGCAAGGGAGAATCTTAAAAAAATGGAGGACAATTTTAGCAAG CTGAAACCAGATGATCTTTACAAAGCCGTGAGCGAGTTTCAGAATGTCTTGGTCTGGATCAGTCTCGCTATGGACAGAGGAAGATCACACAAGAAGATTCAGTAA